Proteins encoded together in one Schumannella luteola window:
- a CDS encoding sensor histidine kinase has product MRVAVLPREVAAGVITDSISRMVWATGAVNLLLDVPIVIEAYVRLGIGHEVGRPLTLLALVLALLLLAAWRSRPLTSLLFLVVGGVAVAAFQLLVLRDLPDADLHYNFLLNRPAVALGLVAIAPTTPLIASSWLLAGWATTSGVTALVAAVSGHPFSPGFGPTMMMIIGTGLCAVLAAIQRRARSRVPNFDELEAETQALATGADLARRTTAVVHDTVLNDLAIIMNGADVLDERTRARLRDDLDTLTGGDWLTTSHHVPADDADAALRNRITRMVTDFQWRGLTVRVTGGGTGIYRLDPEAADALLDATRAALENVLKHSGASDAEIVSSSTEEMISVMVIDQGVGFDTSAIAGDRLGIRESMSGRLERVGGRLDVWSTPGAGTSVVLTVPVLDVVVPNDPSHHRLIGQSALGDGDDPVGEHPRERLGDPFGPRLDPLRVDSRDESRNETRGGDHAR; this is encoded by the coding sequence ATGCGCGTCGCGGTGCTTCCGCGCGAGGTCGCGGCCGGTGTCATCACCGACTCCATCTCGCGGATGGTGTGGGCTACGGGCGCGGTCAATCTCCTGCTCGACGTGCCGATCGTCATCGAGGCCTACGTGCGGCTCGGGATCGGCCACGAGGTCGGTCGCCCGCTCACGCTGCTCGCTCTGGTGCTGGCGCTCCTGCTGCTCGCCGCGTGGCGCAGCCGTCCCCTGACCTCGCTGCTGTTCCTCGTCGTCGGGGGCGTCGCGGTCGCCGCGTTCCAGCTGCTCGTGCTGCGCGACCTCCCCGACGCCGACCTGCACTACAACTTCCTGCTCAACCGCCCCGCGGTCGCTCTCGGACTCGTCGCGATCGCACCCACGACGCCGCTGATCGCGAGCTCGTGGCTCCTGGCCGGATGGGCGACCACCAGCGGAGTGACGGCCCTCGTCGCGGCGGTGAGCGGGCATCCCTTCAGCCCTGGTTTCGGCCCGACCATGATGATGATCATCGGCACGGGACTGTGCGCGGTGCTCGCGGCGATCCAGCGCCGGGCGCGCAGTCGGGTGCCGAACTTCGACGAGCTCGAGGCCGAGACGCAGGCGCTCGCGACCGGCGCCGACCTGGCGCGGCGCACGACCGCGGTCGTGCACGACACCGTGCTCAACGACCTCGCGATCATCATGAACGGCGCCGACGTGCTCGACGAGCGCACGCGGGCCCGACTCCGCGACGACCTCGACACGCTCACGGGCGGCGACTGGCTGACGACCTCGCACCACGTGCCGGCCGACGACGCCGACGCGGCGCTGCGCAACCGGATCACGCGCATGGTCACCGATTTCCAGTGGCGCGGGCTGACCGTGCGGGTCACCGGCGGCGGCACCGGCATCTACCGACTCGATCCGGAGGCGGCGGACGCACTGCTCGACGCGACTCGCGCCGCCCTCGAGAACGTGCTCAAGCACTCGGGTGCGAGCGACGCGGAGATCGTGTCGAGCAGCACTGAGGAGATGATCTCGGTGATGGTCATCGACCAGGGGGTCGGCTTCGACACCTCGGCGATCGCGGGTGACCGCCTCGGCATCCGCGAGTCGATGTCGGGCCGGCTCGAGCGCGTCGGAGGGCGCCTCGACGTCTGGTCGACCCCCGGCGCGGGCACCTCGGTCGTGCTCACGGTGCCGGTGCTCGACGTCGTGGTGCCGAACGACCCCTCCCACCATCGGCTCATCGGCCAGTCCGCACTCGGTGACGGCGACGATCCTGTGGGCGAGCACCCACGGGAGCGGCTCGGCGATCCCTTCGGCCCCCGGCTCGACCCGCTGCGGGTCGACTCCCGTGACGAGTCCCGCAACGAGACCCGAGGGGGCGATCATGCGCGGTGA
- a CDS encoding DUF6264 family protein translates to MSDPRDTTPAADGDLAANAEPTSPPRPAYGEYASPEELREILGPDHPLLKDATDALAAPAPAAHPVSPAEHATAATPPAWGPPGASQGPSGPHAPPYAAPTQHVPPHAPHLAAKPVAKPRPRWDLPITVGLLVFGAFNVITTLTSRDLYPQRFEQVFRIMDLGDFTATGPAAAAANWDAGLQLAILVVTIAVVALVVRRLRFVFWIPLVGGALASVASMIVSIWVMVQDPAYLQMLQG, encoded by the coding sequence ATGAGCGACCCCCGCGACACGACTCCCGCCGCCGACGGCGACCTCGCCGCGAACGCCGAACCGACCTCTCCGCCGCGCCCGGCGTACGGCGAGTACGCCTCGCCAGAGGAGCTGCGCGAGATCCTCGGCCCCGACCACCCGCTGCTGAAGGACGCCACCGACGCGCTGGCCGCGCCGGCGCCGGCGGCGCATCCCGTATCGCCCGCCGAACACGCGACCGCGGCGACCCCGCCGGCGTGGGGTCCGCCGGGTGCCTCGCAGGGGCCCTCCGGTCCGCACGCGCCGCCCTACGCCGCCCCGACGCAGCACGTGCCGCCGCACGCACCTCACCTCGCGGCGAAGCCCGTGGCGAAGCCCCGCCCGCGCTGGGATCTGCCGATCACGGTCGGCCTGCTCGTCTTCGGCGCCTTCAACGTGATCACCACGCTGACCAGCCGCGACCTCTACCCGCAGCGCTTCGAGCAGGTCTTCCGCATCATGGACCTCGGCGACTTCACCGCGACCGGCCCCGCCGCGGCCGCGGCGAACTGGGATGCCGGTCTGCAGCTCGCCATCCTGGTCGTCACGATCGCCGTCGTCGCCCTCGTCGTGCGCCGGCTGCGTTTCGTGTTCTGGATCCCGCTCGTGGGCGGGGCGCTCGCCTCGGTGGCGTCGATGATCGTCTCGATCTGGGTGATGGTGCAGGATCCGGCGTACCTGCAGATGCTGCAGGGCTGA